Within the Buteo buteo chromosome 2, bButBut1.hap1.1, whole genome shotgun sequence genome, the region CAACCGTCAAATAGACCCATTGCCCAAGGGTCAAGATGTGTCCTGATCCCAAAGTGTCAGATGAATGATTCGTCCCCAGCGAAGATGTCATCTTTCCTGCCGGCTTTTACTGTTGCGCAATTACGTGCTTCGGAAGCGAGTCGGCTGAGAAAGGTGGTGGTGTGAACATTACCTCtttcttgattctttttcagagatttgtcagagctgaaggcagagcaATTGAGGCTTTCTGGATCTCTACTTGTAAACTGCTCCCGCCTAAACTGTGGCGTACGGCCCTGGGAACCCGTTACGCTGGGTAGACCTGTCCTCAAGGatcaggcacagcagcaagcGGAAGAGGAAATAAGCCAGAAGACTTGGGAAGCGATGCACTTACAAGTCGAAGGGGACCCGGAGAAGAAGGAGCTTCAGGACAGGTGAATGTGTTTTCAACTTTGCTGTTAGCAGCGTTATCTTCTGTGGGTGCTTGTTGGATTCATAGGATGGGCTGTGTTCACGTTTAAAACGCACCTATTCTGCACAGCCTTGTTCCTGTCCCTAGTCAAACTATTGCCTTCAACAGAACAGATAGAAAAAACCATCTGACAGACAGAAGCTCTTGTGAGTAAGGCAGGACTGGAAAAGAGATGGCGTATTAcaatgtttttgctgttaacTGATTCTTGGTGAGAAATGGAGACCAGCGTAAAGAGAGCCGTGTCTCTTGTACAGCCCTTTTGCTACCCAGGGCTGTGCTAAAGGAGTTGGGAGGAATTTGCCCAGGACCATCATATGCAATGTAGCCCCTCCGTACTGCCGTTTGCACGCTAGACTGAGCGCAGAAGGCCTTTGGGGCAAGGAGTGCCATTTTGCAACATCACACATACTAACCTGAATCATCCTGTGATCCTGTGACTATTAGTTTGGGAAATTCGTACACATCTCCCCAGATAGATTGCCAGCTCTTTGATCGGTTCACTGCTGAAGGCAAAAGTAATTGTGGGACTCTTAAGGTGGACTTTAAAAGTCTGTCTTACCCAAAGAAGAACTTTGGAAAGTCTCGTGTCCAACGTatgaaagaggagagggagaactCCCAGGCGGGAAGCTGTTAGCTACCTGAAAGGcggttgtagcgaggtgggtgtggGTCTCTTTTCCcgagtaacaagtgataggacgagaggaaacggcctcaagttgtgccaggggaggcttAGATTGGatcttaggaaaaatttcttcaccgaaagggttgtcaagcattgggacaggctgcccagggaagtggttgagccaccatccctggaggtattttgAAGACCTGTAGAGTGTGGTGCTTAGGGAACgcggtttagtggtggacttggcagcgttaggtttacagttggactcgatgatctcaaaggtcttttccagcctaaacgattctatgattctatcctcgtggttttggaaatgagaatgttttttacgttaaaaacttgtttgtctttccccttctcctagACTGAAGGACTTAGCTGCGCTTGAAGGAGAACACTCATTATTACAGAGCGAGTTGGTAGTCGCAAGAGAGATGCTGGAGGAATCGCACCTTCAGAGGGATCTGCTGAAGCAAGAGAAACACGAGCTTACCGTGGCACTGGAAAAGGTATGGTCACCTTATTCCGAGGCAGCACTTGTGGGAGAGGCAGTTGTGCTAGCAAGACCACCGCAGATGCTGTTTCTGGCAGTAGAAGACAGGGACAATGTTGTTGTCCTTCTTGGAAAATGATGATCAGACCACAGAGGCTCTCCGGTGTAGTTAGTGCCCACGTGCTTGTTGGGAACGCTGAACTGGGAGTGTGCCAGAGACACAAGAGGGGATCTGGAGTTGCTGCTTGAGGTCGGggattttcctgtctttgttgtcatgttgttcttttgtctcttcaggCAGAGCAGTCAGTAGCAGAGTTGACAGGGGCTCAGAATAAGCTGACTGCTGAAATAGCCGATCTACACGTTGCAGCAGCGAACATGAGCAGCATCAATGAAGCTCTTGCGTTGGATAAGGTGCAGCTGAACAAACTTGTGTTGCAGGTGAGCAGAGTTGTCAAAGATCTTGCCAGGCGtttgtctccagctgctgctgcttctcagactTCTCGCCTTCGGACAGTATGACTGTCTGAATATGGAAACGTTGCTCTTTTCTCTGTCGAAGCCAAAGCTCCTCCAGAGTAAAtcttacagttattttatttcctctgtgcttctgtgatTGTAGCTGGAGCAAGAGCATGACGTTCTGTCAGGCAAAGTGGATGAGCTGGAGAGAGCAAAGATCTCTGGCCAGGAGAAGCTGAGCTTGTGTGAAAGAGCAAATGAGGCGCTGAGCGCAGAGAAAGCCcacctggagcagctgctgaagaaagcagaggagcaaCAGGAGGGGCtacaggcagagctgaggatgctggcagaggagaaggcagaaaccCAAGAGAAACTCAATGAGGTGAGACCACAAACCTGGTGCTTTCTGGGTGGGCTTTTGGCTGCTTGGCTCAGTGAAGCTGTATCTGTTGgattctgcagtgttttttgtCAAGGAGACACTTGGTAGCGCTGGGGGTCAGGCGGCGTTGTTTACTTCCTTCTGGAAATGTGTTGATGGCTTGCAGAGCTGTTGTGCAATTCTCTGGGTCGTCCTCTGCTTCTACAGATTCCTTTAATCCACCTGTCTGTGTTGGCctcttttttggcttttgataAGCTGCAGAGAGGTGATTTGCCTTGCCCACGAATCTGCGTGAGGCTACTACTCTCCACATGCGTCGAAAGAAGCAAACAGGGTAGCTCTTCACCCATTTTCTGAGGCCAAAACCCCCCGGGGCTGCATGTTtctatttatgctttttgttgtgaAGTCTGCAACTTTCCAAGCTCGGCTTGTTGGGGCCTAGAGGGCGGGACAAAGCGGCAAGTCAGTGTCTGCTGTCTTGTACTGCTAAGAACGGGAATGACATCCTGAAATGgttgaaactgtattttaccaCCTACAGGCTGCTTTGAATTGCTAGATCCTCGTTAGGCTTTgagggagaagctgagaaagaggTGATCCCAGAAGACTGTTTACTCTGGACTAACTGGTTTTGGTAGAGTGGAAAAAGAGCTTGGGAGAATTGCATCGCTGGAGGAGACTAGGGAGTTTGCCATCATTTCAGTGTCGGCTTCCTAATGTACAGTCTTAGGTCTTATGGGGTAACTTTGAGAGGAGACTTGGTTGTTTCTGATGGTCTGTTCTCTGTTAGGCAGTCTTAGTTTTGGAGTACGTGGTCTGTTTGGCAAATACCCATCAGAGGTGTATTGGcatcactgcagaagaaagctgaaaaatcacgGTTAGTCTTCAGGCTTGAATGCCAGCAAGGTCTATTGGACAACTTGTTTGTGTAAGACAAGTAAACAGTATTGTTGACATGAACTACTGTCCAAGTAGAGTCTACCATCTCTTTGGCCACACCAGCCGGACTTCCGTAAATCACTAAATGACACTGCTCACCACAAGGGCTGTTTCCCTGCCAAGGATCACCTCATTGCATCCAGCTGCTGTACACACTGAAGTAGGTGCGTGGTGGTGTTTTGTGACAAGGTGACGCTTTGatgttggtttttcttcttctagaagGAGAAACCATGTGTATTTCCGCTTTGTTCGGCGAGCAAAGTTGCTCTTGCTCAATGGTTCCTGAAAATTTCCAGCACTGGCATAGATTCTGATAGAATTTTAGTTTGCAAGGTGGCAGTTGTGGAAGATGTGGTATTTTTGCGTGAAAAGATGTAGTCTGGGGTGTGTATGTTTGTCCTGAGGGGGCCGTCTGGTCCCAGGCAACCCAGTAGGGCCTTACACATTGCTTTCAGGTTAACAGCCCTCGTGCCTTTTGGCAGCCCAGGGTGTTAGGGCAGCATGAAGCAGATGCTCTTAAACTTTCAGGCCAGAGTGCCGGAGCTCTTTCTCCTCTAGCTGATTCAGAAGTGGCACTGGCTGGCTCTGCACAGAACTCCAGAGAAAGGACTCTAACTGTATTTTGTCCCGCTTTCAGGTTCACCGCCAGCAAGAGTCAGCTAGCAGTGGTCTGGAGCAGTTGCGGCAGGAGTCCTCTCGCCAAGGGCAGGCACTGGCCAACGTCTCCAAAGAGAAGGAATTGCTGGTGCACGAGAAGGCTGCCCTAGAGGTGCAACTGGCAGCCACGGAGCAGGACAGACGAggccttgcagagcagctggcagaggccaGGTAAAGGCAGGGGGGAGACCCTAGGCAGGAGATTATTTAATGTCTGTAATTATAGAGGTGATAATCATTACACGAGGATTCATTGCATCCTGTatgcttttcagctgttttcaccTTCCATggacagaaaatggaagaatctcgagaaaaaaaaaaaaaaccaaacaaaaccccaaaccagtacAGCATGGTtggaatgttatttttctgacagctaAAGCTAACAAAGCTCTCCTGAGCCTGGGGCTCATGTTTATGCCCCCTCGCACGTTCCTGTGTGAAGTCCAAAGCAAGCCAGCGTTAATTCCTCAGTATCTGGTACCTTGGCTCTGCATTGAGTAGTAATTAAACCATGCAGATGTTTACTGAAACCCAAAgcttctctctggttttggtttctcGTTCTGCGCGTTTGAACTTGGATCTTTCCTTATCAAGTAGTTTGACAGGGGATCTTCAGAATTCAAGGCTATTACGTAGGGACATTGCGAGTAGGACACTGCCATTTAGGGTGAAGCTAGAGGCTCGTGCTGAAAATCTTGAGGGCCTACTGTTTCTAGTCTAACTCTTGTTACCTGTGGTGCAGGACCTAGAGTTGGTTacaccagcagcagggaaaccTCTTTTGAATGCTCGCCAGTCTGCGGGAATTGTTGCCCATCATTGCTGTGTGGGTCCGGTACTCCCTACCACGTGCTGTTTTGAGATAGACATCATGGAGGAGTTTATGCAGGGAAGGAACAAGATCTTGTCCTTCTGCTGGGTCAGGTTTCTAAGATCACGTGTGacaagttctgcttttaaaaagaaacaaccccaaACTACCCAACGTATCGAGATGTTTGTCCTCCTCTCAGGTCTTTTTTAGAAGACTCCTGACCTTGCAGAGCTGTACCAATGCGAGATTGTTTGTCATGCTTCTTGACTTTTACGCCTTACCACTCCAGAGTATGTTGTCAGCAAGGCTGATAAACACCATTTTGACTCAGTCTGTTTcttgagagctgctgctgctgcttctgagctccagctcctcttACTTGATCCAGCTGAATTATGTTCTGTCAATTATTGGGCTGCAGCAACTATTCTTGCCAGATGTTGTTCTCAAGAGCCTGTTGTTGTCGTCACAACAGTTTGGACTCTtatcttctctgttctgttttagaGACTGACTTTGGTTTATCCTTAAAATGGAGCATACTTACTTTGGACTGCCAGAGATTGGCGTAGTCAGAAATATGTGCTTGTTCTCCTTCTTGAAGATACATCCTCCATCGTCCATCAAAGCAGTGAAATCCTACTGTTGCGGGTCTTATTGTTGTACCACTCAGGTGCCCCTTTACCCTGAAGGATGTTCTCCTGGTTGCACGCCTGTTCTAGTTAGGCAGTGCTGTGTATGGTAGGAACCTGGCCCACAGGACGCCGTGTTAGATCAGGGAGGCAACTTCAGCTCCTGGTTGCAGAGTCCTGTGTGTCGTACGCAGCAGTCGGTTGAAGTCTATGGATGCAACAGTTTGCCTCCGCAGTACTAcaacttccattttaaagagCGGCAAGTCATTGGGGCTACTGCCTGCTTAGTTAGCAAGGCTTAGAGAAAAGTAGCAAGTTTTTCTGGTGAACTTCCAAGAGTTTAAACTGAAGGCTACCTGtctctcctttcaggtagtccTTGTTCAGGTAAAATCTGGTTCAGATTTCTTACAAATGCTGCTTACAAGCATGAGATTTTACTCTATCATCTGATGTATTGCTTTAGTCCCTTTGAAATATAGGGAGTCTGGAAGATCACCTCCCTGTACGTACACTACGAACAGCATCAAAAAGTCACGAGTCAGCCAGGGAGATACTCTTACTCTGTGCCCCTGCCGAGCAACCTGGAAGTGACGATGAGCAAAGGGCTGTGAGCAGAGGCTGGGCTTTGCTTGCTGGCACAGACTCTGTGAGCACAGCTACCCGTGCGTCATAGATCAGACAATAGCAATTTCAGATTTGGCTATGGAGATCAAATTCGGCTGGGCTTTCTGTGTTACGCTAGGTCATAAGTAAAGCCTGGGCATTCCCTCGGAGGGGCCtgcattacttttttaaatggcagaaataTGCCTTCTGTATACCAGTTTCCATGCAACCCATTTTCCGTACTGCAGGGTAGGGATCTTGAAGCAGTTCCTACTGGACTAACTCCCTGTGGGCGTCAGGAGCAAGAAACTCATTTCTCTCCGTATTGGCGTCTTGTAGGTCCGGGAGGGAGACCCTGGAATGCAGCCTGCTTGAGGCTCAGCAGCGCTTATGTCAGCTGGAGATCGCCAGGAGTCAGCTTGAACTCCAACTTCAGACAGTCAGGCAGGCCAAGGAGGTGATACAAGGTGAGAGCCTCATGTGCTTTGTTTCTGGTGATCCCCCTGCCTAGGGAGGATGGTATAAAAACAGCTCTCTGTCTGCAGTGCTTCTAAGGAGTGAAGGAGCTGGGGACAGATCCCTCCtacactgaaattcagatgGCTTAAGGTTAGTGAGGCCAGAACCGCTGTTTGTGTAGGCCCTGAATCTTGCCATTTGTCACGTTTGCAGGGGAAGTGAAGTGCCTTCAATGtgagctggaagcagagagatCTCTCATGAAGCAGGAACGGGAAAACATGGCGCAGCAGCTCTTGCGGACAGAAGAGCAGTATAACGATACCCTCAAGCTTCGGGAAACGGATCACGAAGTGGAAATAAACAAGCTCCTGCAAGAGCTGGTAGGAAACAATATGCTTCTGAAGTCTTGAGGCAAGCTTTGTGGGCTAGCTTTAGAAGAATAATAGCCCGAGCGTGTGAAATGGCAGCAAGCGTCTGTCATAGGCCACACGTTGCCaggccaggcagcagagccaaCGGCTCGCACTTGAAAGCACGTGAAGACCCACGGGACTATGCTGGGACAGTAAATGCAAGCCACGGATTCCGTGTGGGCCTAAGACGAGTTGAGCAGAAGGTTGGGTGGTCCCCACCCAAGGCGTGGCAGTACAGCGGTAGGATCTTACCAGACTCCTGTCTACCGTGAAGTAGACTCCTAACTTTCCTGCCAACTGCAGTCGTGGGaactttgttcctttctttctgtcctttcccgGTTGACAGAGGTGTTATCTTTGGGCTCAAAGCATACAGAACAGATGGAACAGCCCCTTGTTCCTGGTACTTGAGCTCGTGGCCCGTCTTGTGACTAGGGCATCGGGGTGCTGGCCCCTTTCTCACCCTGCAGTCCATCTGCATCTTTTCCTTGATGAGAATGGAGTTGAGCTTTGAAAATAGCGGCTCTGAGACTAGAGAGAAATCCCGTAGGCGAGAGGTGCTAGGAAACAGGCAGCCGCCAGAGAGGGGAAGGTAacatctcctcttcttccaccaGCTGACCGTCCTTTTAAGTTCCTTGATAGGACATGATTTATGGAGGGCACAAAGCCACTACTGTGCGCTGTGGAGGTGGGGGTTTGTGGGAGGGATGaagcttcccatttttttgaGAAGCTTGGCTGGGACTCCATCCTGAAGTCTTCTTCTCCCCTCATCAGGCAAGCGAGCGGGAAGGGCACCATTCAGAGCTAcaggagatgctggagcagtgggaaaaggagaaggcagaggcagaaagggagCACGAGAAGAAGCTGTTTGATATGAAGCAGAAAGTTGCTGCCATGCAAGCTCAACAAGAGGAGGAACGGACGAGAGTGGAAAGTGCCAAGCAAGAGGTAGAGACTGTGAAAGGAGAAttagtgtgtttttttttactcttctggGCTCCTTATTGGCAGTGCTTCTCTGGACACTGTCCGTCTGGGTAGAAGCGTCTCTTAGACACCCCTTTGTAAAGAGGCGCGATGCCTTGGCAGCCATGAGACCTTTGTGCCGTGAGGGACAGGGCCTGTAATGCGAGAGGCTACCAGAGTGTAGGTTTAAGAAAGGCAGGAAGCGCGTTGCAGCCTGAAGAGAACATGAACACCGTAACTGTGTCTGTGATCTGACCACTACTCCTTCAAGAGGGCACAGTGGGGTTCTAGAGGATGGTACCATGAAAACTCTACACGGTAGAggtccaaaaaaaaccccaaccccaacaaCGGGAAATCCCATGTTGGGGTTGTTctgtcttcccttcttccctccctatCAGAGAGAACATTGTCATGCCACTGCCTAAATCATGGTTAGTCTGCACTTTAAATCCTGGCTGCAGTTCTGGCAGCTCCTCCCCAAAAGAACACGCTAGAGCTAGAAGAGGTTCGGAGAAGGGCAAAAAGGAAGACGGGACTGGCCGAGTAAGCTGGGAAAGACGCAACCGAAAGGGTGGCACAGGAAAGGTCTTACAACATCCcgagaggcagggagggagggggcagccccTGACTGCCACTGAAGCAGGAGTTCAAATCTAGTACGAAAAGCAAACATACATGGGTGGAATTATTGAACCTCTTTGTCACTGCTTTGCAGCAGGAACGGGACAGGCTGCGAGCAGTTAAAGAAGAACTGGTACGGGAGATGAAACTTCTTCAGGAATCGGTCACAGCCTCCGAAACCCGAGCAAATGCAGCAACAGATAGGAATCGCTGCCTTGAACAAGAACTTCAGACTACATTGTCtaccttaaaaatcaaaaccgAGGAAGTGGAAACGCAGCGGGAGAAAATCCAGATGCTCCAAAAAGAGgcagcacagagaaaagctTTGCAGGAGAGTCTCACTCATATGACTGCCATCCTgtcagagagggagggagaaatgaaGTTGTACCAGGAACAGATGAGAATGCTGGAGaaccagaaagaaatgcatgaagCTACTCTCAGTGAGGTTATCAAGGAcataacagagaaaacacagaaggtTGAATCCCAGCAAGAACAGATacaggagctggagaagcagcaagaaatgcTGAGGACTGCTGTCAGCAAGATGAGcaaagagctggaggagagagaCCGGGAGATCCAATtccaggaggagaaaataatgaTTCTAGAACGAGATGGTGCATCACAAGTGAGAAATCTGCAGGTGGATCTTGATCATATGAAAGGAAACTTGAAGGAGAAGAATTTGGAGCTTCTGTCTCTGACCCAGCAGATCCAAGCGCTGGAAATGGAGAGAGAACAGGTGAAATCTCTGCACGCGAGCCTTGGACACCTGAGGGCAGTTCTTAAGGACAGAGAGAGCGAGTGTGATTCTCAAAGGGATCAGTTAAGACTCTTGCAGCAGTACAAGGACCAGCAAGAGGGCTACCTGCAAGAGCTTCGTGGTACACTAGAAAAGATGACCCTTTCTTTATCTGAAAAGGATCAAGAGCTTGAGTCGCAACAAAAGCAAATCCGGGAAGCTGAAGAAGTCATGGAAATGCAGTTAAGGACTGTCCGTGACCAACTGGAGCAGACCTTAGGaaccttaaaagaaaaggacagactCCTAGACATCCAAAAGCAACAGGCAAGGAGCTATGcggaaaaaacagaagaacagatgaATGTCTTGCACAGAGACTTAGAATACGCTACAGcagtactgaaagaaaaggatttaatgATTGAATCTCAGAAGGAACTGATTGAGACCTTCCAAAAACAAGAGCAAGACTCtggacagcagaaggaaattctgcagcagcttcaagtggcactgaaggaaaaagaacaagaaatgttATCCCTTAGAAAGCAATGTGAGGcgtggaaggaaaaggaggaaaagcgtGAAGCTGAGCAAACAAATCTCCAAGCAACAAAGCTGactctgaaagaaagagaggaaaagatagaggttctggaggaagctctctctaagcttcaacagcaaaaggaggaggcagcgaTGCAGACCAAAGCCATACAGCAAAAACTAGAATACGCTGCATCTTCTCTGGAAGCGAGAGATCAAGAGATAGTGTCTTTGCAAGAGCACGTCCAGGAGCTTCGAGAGCAGAAGGAGTTAGAAGGCAAGCAGGCCAAGAGTCTAGAGCAGGATCTAGACAAAATGAGCCAAATCTTGAAGGAGAACCATTTGGAATTCCTCAGGCAGACAGAGCAAATGAACATGTTCCGGCTTCGTGAAGAAAGCACGAAAGCAGCACTAACGTCATGCCAGCAGCAAGTGGATCTGCTTGAGCAAGCGGTGAGGAAGAGAGATGAAGACAATGAAACTCTCATGCAAAAAGTCCAGCGCCAAGAAGAAGAACTGAAGACCTTGCAgaatctccagctgcagctaaCCAAGAAGAATGAAGAGGTTAGGCATGGCAGAGAGCCAGAGAAGCTCCTGGAAGAAGCCTTGCATGAGAAGGAGCAAGAGACCAAGGCTGAAGGTGAACTCAAAGAGTTAGAAGAGGAAGTAAGAGCTCTTCGGGAAGATCTCCAGCCTGTTCAGCCAACTCTGACAAAGAAGGATGAAGAGATCAAGAACCACAGAGACAGAGTCGGGTACTTAGAGAAgactctgagagagagagaacaagagctTAGGAGGCAGAGTGAGCTCTTGAAACAATTAACATCAGCTTTGCGATGGAAGGCTGGCGGGGAGACCCTGcagaaacaaatccagaaactccagaaatgggaggaagaggaagcagagaagaggcGAGTTCTCCAGGAGAGAGACCGTTCCTTGCAAAGACAGAAGGAGCTAACGCAACAACTGGAGGATGAGCGGAAAGCCAAGGGGGAAGAGTTGGAGCGCACGATTGCTATTTTGAAGCAGACCGAGAGCAGAGAAgtcaaatggaaagagaaggcaCAAGCACTGACTCTTGCCCTCACCAAGAGTGAAATGGCCAATGGGACTCTGAGGGAAGACATAGCCATCCTGCAGAGCATGGTTTCGGAGAGGGACACGGACCGGTTTCATCATCAGGTAGGCAGTGTGACTGATCGTCAGTCAACTAAAATGTCTAGAAAGGATTCTAATGATGATGCCCATAAAGATACGGGAATATATAGTCCCATAAATACATGACCTGCTTGGCCACAGAAACTGCGGTTGTAGCCAGCAGGCTTGCCTGTCTGCGTAGCTCAAGGCGTTCAcctgctgaaatgttttctgtcagcCCCCAAACTACTGAAAGAACTACGGAGCTTGCTGTTAGAATTACCCCAAGCCCAAACGTTGGGGATGGGTAACTGGTTCTGTCCTGTGTAGGCAAGCTTAGCCGACGTGTCGTGGTTGGGGTTTGGCATGGAAAGGAAGGGGCACAGTTGACCAAACTAAGGGACTGACCTTAGCAGAATTTTGTAACGATGGTTGCACAGCAGCTACGCTGATGGTGCTTAGAGGATGCTTTCAGAGATGTCGATTTCGGAGGTACAGCTTTTCCAGTGTCTTAAAAATAACGGCATTCGTACCGTTGCCCGATCAGTCGAAGGGCTTCATTGCGCATTCAGAATGTACTTGTGCTGCGGTCCAAAAGGCCGGAAGGCAAATCTGTGTGGATTTCCCCACGGCGATGGGGAGGAGGGCCCCTAGGAAGAGAGTGTGTTGTTTTGGCCCGtcaagcaggaggagcagaagggactTGTCACTGTCCGTTCCCGAGCCCGGTCACTCTCCCTGACTTGTCGATTCTGTCCCTCCTAACCTTTATGGGGCACCAGCTCACATAAACTCCTCTCTGTATACCCAGCAGGCTATTGCAGAAGGGGAGCAGCTATCATGGCTCT harbors:
- the LOC142028570 gene encoding uncharacterized protein LOC142028570; amino-acid sequence: MHLQVEGDPEKKELQDSSPSPRLKDLAALEGEHSLLQSELVVAREMLEESHLQRDLLKQEKHELTVALEKAEQSVAELTGAQNKLTAEIADLHVAAANMSSINEALALDKVQLNKLVLQLEQEHDVLSGKVDELERAKISGQEKLSLCERANEALSAEKAHLEQLLKKAEEQQEGLQAELRMLAEEKAETQEKLNEVHRQQESASSGLEQLRQESSRQGQALANVSKEKELLVHEKAALEVQLAATEQDRRGLAEQLAEARSGRETLECSLLEAQQRLCQLEIARSQLELQLQTVRQAKEVIQGILPFVTFAGEVKCLQCELEAERSLMKQERENMAQQLLRTEEQYNDTLKLRETDHEVEINKLLQELASEREGHHSELQEMLEQWEKEKAEAEREHEKKLFDMKQKVAAMQAQQEEERTRVESAKQEQERDRLRAVKEELVREMKLLQESVTASETRANAATDRNRCLEQELQTTLSTLKIKTEEVETQREKIQMLQKEAAQRKALQESLTHMTAILSEREGEMKLYQEQMRMLENQKEMHEATLSEVIKDITEKTQKVESQQEQIQELEKQQEMLRTAVSKMSKELEERDREIQFQEEKIMILERDGASQVRNLQVDLDHMKGNLKEKNLELLSLTQQIQALEMEREQVKSLHASLGHLRAVLKDRESECDSQRDQLRLLQQYKDQQEGYLQELRGTLEKMTLSLSEKDQELESQQKQIREAEEVMEMQLRTVRDQLEQTLGTLKEKDRLLDIQKQQARSYAEKTEEQMNVLHRDLEYATAVLKEKDLMIESQKELIETFQKQEQDSGQQKEILQQLQVALKEKEQEMLSLRKQCEAWKEKEEKREAEQTNLQATKLTLKEREEKIEVLEEALSKLQQQKEEAAMQTKAIQQKLEYAASSLEARDQEIVSLQEHVQELREQKELEGKQAKSLEQDLDKMSQILKENHLEFLRQTEQMNMFRLREESTKAALTSCQQQVDLLEQAVRKRDEDNETLMQKVQRQEEELKTLQNLQLQLTKKNEEVRHGREPEKLLEEALHEKEQETKAEGELKELEEEVRALREDLQPVQPTLTKKDEEIKNHRDRVGYLEKTLREREQELRRQSELLKQLTSALRWKAGGETLQKQIQKLQKWEEEEAEKRRVLQERDRSLQRQKELTQQLEDERKAKGEELERTIAILKQTESREVKWKEKAQALTLALTKSEMANGTLREDIAILQSMVSERDTDRFHHQVGSVTDRQSTKMSRKDSNDDAHKDTGIYSPINT